In the Populus trichocarpa isolate Nisqually-1 chromosome 1, P.trichocarpa_v4.1, whole genome shotgun sequence genome, one interval contains:
- the LOC112325690 gene encoding probable LRR receptor-like serine/threonine-protein kinase At1g07650 isoform X2, with product MAAAVSDILRMTFSLLLLMLLTFCMKAIKLEAQAGLLASDEVDALLEIATQVGKRDWNNNVDPCSNETSWVTPTSSQRPMFDNKVVCDCSFPGGVCHIVAIFLKGQDLAGSLPKSIVKLPYLKNLDLWANYLSGTIPQEWASTKLEILSVAVNHLTGPIPSYLGRITTLRYLNIQNNMFSGTVPPELGNLTNLENITLSANNLTGELPLALANLTKLKELRLSSNNFIGRIPDFIQSWKQLDKLEIQAGGFSGPIPSSISLLTGITELRISNLLGDGSEFPNIEPMEGMTYLMLSNCNLSGSFPPYLTTMTRLKALDLSFNRLKGDLPTNYDSLVSLEKIEFDLSYNNFTEIPSPANCKETLNLFKSSWGGNYSKPVECLTDYCSKDQYSVHINCGGPETTIGNTIYEADDEPGGATKYVPKREVWQLSTTGHVWDVRPTADDYMAQNKSILRMSNSQLYTNARLTPLSLTYHVRCLVNGNYTVKLHFAEIVMRDNKSFYSLGRRIFDVYIQDIVVLKDFDIVKAAQGVDKVYIHNSTALVTDRALEIRLHWAGKGTTTSPKIGIYGPLISAIDIESQFKPPNKGKRKRLIVAGAVVLPLFFIFVLLFTLWWKGYLGGKKSRDPELVGLDLVTGIFTFRQIKAATNDFDPENKLGEGGFGSVYKGVLSDGTIIAVKQLSAKSKQGNREFVNEIGMISALQHPNLVRLYGCCIEGKQLLLVYEYMENNSLAHVLYGKKEDQRKLDWHTRQRICVGIAKGLAFLHEESTLKIVHRDIKATNVLLDGDMNAKISDFGMAKLDEEDNTHITTRVAGTMGYMAPEYALYGYLTYKADVYSFGVVALEIVAGMNNMRFRHDEDFVCLLDWALNLQQNGDIMELVDPKLGSGFDKKEAVRMIQVALLCTNQSPALRPKMSAVVKMLEGKGDVQELVMDPSTFGDPSRFKGYKHKPDQSSFRNISESQSLVRSSDGPWIDSSSTSAQDHYLE from the exons ATGGCTGCTGCTGTTTCTGATATTTTGAGGATGACCTTTAGCTTACTTTTGCTTATGCTACTAACTTTTTGCATGAAAGCAATAAAACTGGAGGCACAAGCTGGGCTTCTTGCTTCTGATGAAG TGGATGCTTTACTTGAAATAGCAACACAAGTAGGGAAGAGGGACTGGAATAATAATGTGGATCCATGCAGTAATGAGACAAGCTGGGTAACACCAACTTCATCTCAAAGGCCAATGTTTGATAATAAAGTTGTTTGCGATTGCTCATTTCCTGGGGGTGTGTGCCACATTGTCGCCAT ATTTCTCAAAGGGCAAGATCTTGCCGGTAGTCTCCCAAAATCTATTGTGAAATTACCTTACCTTAAGAATCT TGATCTGTGGGCCAACTACCTGAGTGGTACCATACCACAGGAATGGGCTAGTACGAAGTTGGAAATATT GTCTGTTGCCGTGAACCACTTAACTGGACCAATTCCTAGTTACCTGGGAAGGATTACCACACTTAGATACTT GAACATTCAGAACAATATGTTTTCAGGAACAGTTCCCCCTGAACTTGGAAACTTGACTAACCTGGAGAATAT CACTCTTAGTGCCAACAATCTCACTGGAGAGCTACCCCTGGCCCTTgctaatttgaccaaattaaaggAACT TAGGCTTAGCAGTAATAACTTCATTGGAAGAATACCTGATTTTATTCAAAGCTGGAAACAACTTGATAAATT AGAGATCCAAGCTGGTGGTTTCTCAGGACCGATTCCTTCAAGCATTTCTCTCTTGACTGGTATAACTGAACT AAGAATCAGTAACTTGCTTGGAGATGGTTCAGAGTTTCCAAACATAGAACCTATGGAAGGCATGACCTATTT GATGTTAAGCAACTGCAACTTGTCAGGATCTTTTCCCCCATACTTGACAACAATGACACGACTGAAAGCTTT GGATCTCAGTTTCAACAGATTGAAAGGTGATCTTCCAACAAATTATGATTCCCTAGTAAGCTTGGAGAAAAT TGAATTCGATCTATCTTACAACAATTTCACTGAAATCCCTTCGCCAGCTAATTGTAAAGAAACACT GAATTTGTTCAAAAGTTCTTGGGGAGGGAACTACTC GAAACCTGTTGAATGCCTGACTGATTATTGTTCAAAAG ACCAATACTCGGTGCACATAAATTGTGGTGGACCAGAAACCACCATCGGAAATACCATCTATGAAGCAGATGATGAGCCTGGAGGTGCAACAAAATATGTACCAAAAAGAGAAGTTTGGCAATTAAGTACCACAGGACATGTCTGGGATGTTCGTCCTACTGCAGATGACTACATGGCACAAAATAAGTCCATACTCAGAATGAGCAACTCTCAACTGTACACAAATGCACGCCTCACTCCTTTGTCTCTCACATACCACGTGCGCTGTCTAGTAAATGGGAATTACACTGTGAAGCTTCACTTTGCAGAAATAGTAATGAGGGACAACAAATCCTTCTATAGTCTTGGAAGAAGGATATTTGACGTTTATATTCAG GACATAGTTGTGTTAAAGGATTTTGATATTGTAAAGGCAGCACAAGGGGTAGATAAGGTATACATACATAATTCTACAGCATTAGTTACGGATAGAGCTTTAGAGATCCGCCTTCACTGGGCTGGGAAAGGGACAACAACATCACCAAAAATTGGAATATATGGTCCTTTAATATCAGCCATTGATATAGAATCTC AATTCAAGCCTCCTAATAAAGGCAAgaggaagagactcattgttgCTGGTGCTGTGGTTTTGCCATTGTTCTTCATTTTCGTGCTTCTATTTACTCTTTGGTGGAAAGGTTATCTTGGAGGAAAGAAATCAAGGGATCCGG AACTAGTTGGGTTAGATCTGGTAACTGGTATCTTCACCTTTAGACAAATCAAAGCTGCAACAAATGACTTTGACCCAGAAAACAAACTTGGAGAAGGTGGTTTTGGAAGTGTCTACAAA GGAGTGCTATCAGATGGTACTATAATTGCAGTTAAGCAGCTTTCGGCCAAATCAAAGCAGGGAAATCGTGAATTTGTGAATGAAATAGGAATGATTTCTGCTTTGCAACACCCAAATCTTGTTAGATTGTATGGATGCTGCATTGAGGGGAAGCAATTGTTACTGGTATATGAATACATGGAAAACAATAGCCTTGCACATGTTTTGTACG GCAAAAAGGAAGACCAGAGAAAGCTAGACTGGCATACTAGGCAGAGGATTTGTGTTGGTATAGCAAAAGGTCTAGCTTTCCTGCATGAGGAATCCACTCTAAAAATTGTTCATAGAGACATAAAAGCTACAAATGTCCTCCTTGATGGGGATATGAATGCCAAAATTTCTGATTTTGGCATGGCAAAGCTTGACGAGGAGGACAATACCCATATCACCACCAGAGTTGCTGGAACTAT GGGATACATGGCACCAGAATATGCATTATATGGTTACTTGACCTATAAGGCAGATGTTTACAGTTTTGGTGTTGTTGCATTGGAAATTGTTGCTGGGATGAACAACATGAGATTTCGACATGATGAAGATTTTGTATGCCTCCTAGATTGG GCTCTGAATTTACAACAAAATGGAGACATAATGGAGTTGGTTGATCCAAAATTAGGGTCCGGATTCGACAAGAAAGAGGCTGTTAGAATGATTCAAGTAGCACTGCTATGCACAAACCAATCTCCAGCACTTAGGCCTAAAATGTCTGCAGTAGTAAAAATGCTTGAAGGAAAGGGTGATGTTCAGGAATTAGTCATGGATCCAAGTACATTCGGTGATCCATCGAGGTTCAAGGGTTATAAACACAAGCCTGATCAATCTTCATTCAGGAACATCAGTGAAAGTCAGTCCCTCGTGCGTTCGTCAGATGGACCATGGATTGATTCTTCATCTACATCAGCCCAGGATCATTATCTTGAATAA
- the LOC112325690 gene encoding probable LRR receptor-like serine/threonine-protein kinase At1g07650 isoform X1 — protein sequence MAAAVSDILRMTFSLLLLMLLTFCMKAIKLEAQAGLLASDEVDALLEIATQVGKRDWNNNVDPCSNETSWVTPTSSQRPMFDNKVVCDCSFPGGVCHIVAIFLKGQDLAGSLPKSIVKLPYLKNLDLWANYLSGTIPQEWASTKLEILSVAVNHLTGPIPSYLGRITTLRYLNIQNNMFSGTVPPELGNLTNLENITLSANNLTGELPLALANLTKLKELRLSSNNFIGRIPDFIQSWKQLDKLEIQAGGFSGPIPSSISLLTGITELRISNLLGDGSEFPNIEPMEGMTYLMLSNCNLSGSFPPYLTTMTRLKALDLSFNRLKGDLPTNYDSLVSLEKMYLTRNMLSGSIPTWIESRNTRYEFDLSYNNFTEIPSPANCKETLNLFKSSWGGNYSKPVECLTDYCSKDQYSVHINCGGPETTIGNTIYEADDEPGGATKYVPKREVWQLSTTGHVWDVRPTADDYMAQNKSILRMSNSQLYTNARLTPLSLTYHVRCLVNGNYTVKLHFAEIVMRDNKSFYSLGRRIFDVYIQDIVVLKDFDIVKAAQGVDKVYIHNSTALVTDRALEIRLHWAGKGTTTSPKIGIYGPLISAIDIESQFKPPNKGKRKRLIVAGAVVLPLFFIFVLLFTLWWKGYLGGKKSRDPELVGLDLVTGIFTFRQIKAATNDFDPENKLGEGGFGSVYKGVLSDGTIIAVKQLSAKSKQGNREFVNEIGMISALQHPNLVRLYGCCIEGKQLLLVYEYMENNSLAHVLYGKKEDQRKLDWHTRQRICVGIAKGLAFLHEESTLKIVHRDIKATNVLLDGDMNAKISDFGMAKLDEEDNTHITTRVAGTMGYMAPEYALYGYLTYKADVYSFGVVALEIVAGMNNMRFRHDEDFVCLLDWALNLQQNGDIMELVDPKLGSGFDKKEAVRMIQVALLCTNQSPALRPKMSAVVKMLEGKGDVQELVMDPSTFGDPSRFKGYKHKPDQSSFRNISESQSLVRSSDGPWIDSSSTSAQDHYLE from the exons ATGGCTGCTGCTGTTTCTGATATTTTGAGGATGACCTTTAGCTTACTTTTGCTTATGCTACTAACTTTTTGCATGAAAGCAATAAAACTGGAGGCACAAGCTGGGCTTCTTGCTTCTGATGAAG TGGATGCTTTACTTGAAATAGCAACACAAGTAGGGAAGAGGGACTGGAATAATAATGTGGATCCATGCAGTAATGAGACAAGCTGGGTAACACCAACTTCATCTCAAAGGCCAATGTTTGATAATAAAGTTGTTTGCGATTGCTCATTTCCTGGGGGTGTGTGCCACATTGTCGCCAT ATTTCTCAAAGGGCAAGATCTTGCCGGTAGTCTCCCAAAATCTATTGTGAAATTACCTTACCTTAAGAATCT TGATCTGTGGGCCAACTACCTGAGTGGTACCATACCACAGGAATGGGCTAGTACGAAGTTGGAAATATT GTCTGTTGCCGTGAACCACTTAACTGGACCAATTCCTAGTTACCTGGGAAGGATTACCACACTTAGATACTT GAACATTCAGAACAATATGTTTTCAGGAACAGTTCCCCCTGAACTTGGAAACTTGACTAACCTGGAGAATAT CACTCTTAGTGCCAACAATCTCACTGGAGAGCTACCCCTGGCCCTTgctaatttgaccaaattaaaggAACT TAGGCTTAGCAGTAATAACTTCATTGGAAGAATACCTGATTTTATTCAAAGCTGGAAACAACTTGATAAATT AGAGATCCAAGCTGGTGGTTTCTCAGGACCGATTCCTTCAAGCATTTCTCTCTTGACTGGTATAACTGAACT AAGAATCAGTAACTTGCTTGGAGATGGTTCAGAGTTTCCAAACATAGAACCTATGGAAGGCATGACCTATTT GATGTTAAGCAACTGCAACTTGTCAGGATCTTTTCCCCCATACTTGACAACAATGACACGACTGAAAGCTTT GGATCTCAGTTTCAACAGATTGAAAGGTGATCTTCCAACAAATTATGATTCCCTAGTAAGCTTGGAGAAAAT GTATCTTACAAGGAACATGCTTTCTGGATCCATCCCAACCTGGATTGAGAGCAGAAATACTCGCTA TGAATTCGATCTATCTTACAACAATTTCACTGAAATCCCTTCGCCAGCTAATTGTAAAGAAACACT GAATTTGTTCAAAAGTTCTTGGGGAGGGAACTACTC GAAACCTGTTGAATGCCTGACTGATTATTGTTCAAAAG ACCAATACTCGGTGCACATAAATTGTGGTGGACCAGAAACCACCATCGGAAATACCATCTATGAAGCAGATGATGAGCCTGGAGGTGCAACAAAATATGTACCAAAAAGAGAAGTTTGGCAATTAAGTACCACAGGACATGTCTGGGATGTTCGTCCTACTGCAGATGACTACATGGCACAAAATAAGTCCATACTCAGAATGAGCAACTCTCAACTGTACACAAATGCACGCCTCACTCCTTTGTCTCTCACATACCACGTGCGCTGTCTAGTAAATGGGAATTACACTGTGAAGCTTCACTTTGCAGAAATAGTAATGAGGGACAACAAATCCTTCTATAGTCTTGGAAGAAGGATATTTGACGTTTATATTCAG GACATAGTTGTGTTAAAGGATTTTGATATTGTAAAGGCAGCACAAGGGGTAGATAAGGTATACATACATAATTCTACAGCATTAGTTACGGATAGAGCTTTAGAGATCCGCCTTCACTGGGCTGGGAAAGGGACAACAACATCACCAAAAATTGGAATATATGGTCCTTTAATATCAGCCATTGATATAGAATCTC AATTCAAGCCTCCTAATAAAGGCAAgaggaagagactcattgttgCTGGTGCTGTGGTTTTGCCATTGTTCTTCATTTTCGTGCTTCTATTTACTCTTTGGTGGAAAGGTTATCTTGGAGGAAAGAAATCAAGGGATCCGG AACTAGTTGGGTTAGATCTGGTAACTGGTATCTTCACCTTTAGACAAATCAAAGCTGCAACAAATGACTTTGACCCAGAAAACAAACTTGGAGAAGGTGGTTTTGGAAGTGTCTACAAA GGAGTGCTATCAGATGGTACTATAATTGCAGTTAAGCAGCTTTCGGCCAAATCAAAGCAGGGAAATCGTGAATTTGTGAATGAAATAGGAATGATTTCTGCTTTGCAACACCCAAATCTTGTTAGATTGTATGGATGCTGCATTGAGGGGAAGCAATTGTTACTGGTATATGAATACATGGAAAACAATAGCCTTGCACATGTTTTGTACG GCAAAAAGGAAGACCAGAGAAAGCTAGACTGGCATACTAGGCAGAGGATTTGTGTTGGTATAGCAAAAGGTCTAGCTTTCCTGCATGAGGAATCCACTCTAAAAATTGTTCATAGAGACATAAAAGCTACAAATGTCCTCCTTGATGGGGATATGAATGCCAAAATTTCTGATTTTGGCATGGCAAAGCTTGACGAGGAGGACAATACCCATATCACCACCAGAGTTGCTGGAACTAT GGGATACATGGCACCAGAATATGCATTATATGGTTACTTGACCTATAAGGCAGATGTTTACAGTTTTGGTGTTGTTGCATTGGAAATTGTTGCTGGGATGAACAACATGAGATTTCGACATGATGAAGATTTTGTATGCCTCCTAGATTGG GCTCTGAATTTACAACAAAATGGAGACATAATGGAGTTGGTTGATCCAAAATTAGGGTCCGGATTCGACAAGAAAGAGGCTGTTAGAATGATTCAAGTAGCACTGCTATGCACAAACCAATCTCCAGCACTTAGGCCTAAAATGTCTGCAGTAGTAAAAATGCTTGAAGGAAAGGGTGATGTTCAGGAATTAGTCATGGATCCAAGTACATTCGGTGATCCATCGAGGTTCAAGGGTTATAAACACAAGCCTGATCAATCTTCATTCAGGAACATCAGTGAAAGTCAGTCCCTCGTGCGTTCGTCAGATGGACCATGGATTGATTCTTCATCTACATCAGCCCAGGATCATTATCTTGAATAA
- the LOC112325690 gene encoding probable LRR receptor-like serine/threonine-protein kinase At1g07650 isoform X3 gives MFSGTVPPELGNLTNLENITLSANNLTGELPLALANLTKLKELRLSSNNFIGRIPDFIQSWKQLDKLEIQAGGFSGPIPSSISLLTGITELRISNLLGDGSEFPNIEPMEGMTYLMLSNCNLSGSFPPYLTTMTRLKALDLSFNRLKGDLPTNYDSLVSLEKMYLTRNMLSGSIPTWIESRNTRYEFDLSYNNFTEIPSPANCKETLNLFKSSWGGNYSKPVECLTDYCSKDQYSVHINCGGPETTIGNTIYEADDEPGGATKYVPKREVWQLSTTGHVWDVRPTADDYMAQNKSILRMSNSQLYTNARLTPLSLTYHVRCLVNGNYTVKLHFAEIVMRDNKSFYSLGRRIFDVYIQDIVVLKDFDIVKAAQGVDKVYIHNSTALVTDRALEIRLHWAGKGTTTSPKIGIYGPLISAIDIESQFKPPNKGKRKRLIVAGAVVLPLFFIFVLLFTLWWKGYLGGKKSRDPELVGLDLVTGIFTFRQIKAATNDFDPENKLGEGGFGSVYKGVLSDGTIIAVKQLSAKSKQGNREFVNEIGMISALQHPNLVRLYGCCIEGKQLLLVYEYMENNSLAHVLYGKKEDQRKLDWHTRQRICVGIAKGLAFLHEESTLKIVHRDIKATNVLLDGDMNAKISDFGMAKLDEEDNTHITTRVAGTMGYMAPEYALYGYLTYKADVYSFGVVALEIVAGMNNMRFRHDEDFVCLLDWALNLQQNGDIMELVDPKLGSGFDKKEAVRMIQVALLCTNQSPALRPKMSAVVKMLEGKGDVQELVMDPSTFGDPSRFKGYKHKPDQSSFRNISESQSLVRSSDGPWIDSSSTSAQDHYLE, from the exons ATGTTTTCAGGAACAGTTCCCCCTGAACTTGGAAACTTGACTAACCTGGAGAATAT CACTCTTAGTGCCAACAATCTCACTGGAGAGCTACCCCTGGCCCTTgctaatttgaccaaattaaaggAACT TAGGCTTAGCAGTAATAACTTCATTGGAAGAATACCTGATTTTATTCAAAGCTGGAAACAACTTGATAAATT AGAGATCCAAGCTGGTGGTTTCTCAGGACCGATTCCTTCAAGCATTTCTCTCTTGACTGGTATAACTGAACT AAGAATCAGTAACTTGCTTGGAGATGGTTCAGAGTTTCCAAACATAGAACCTATGGAAGGCATGACCTATTT GATGTTAAGCAACTGCAACTTGTCAGGATCTTTTCCCCCATACTTGACAACAATGACACGACTGAAAGCTTT GGATCTCAGTTTCAACAGATTGAAAGGTGATCTTCCAACAAATTATGATTCCCTAGTAAGCTTGGAGAAAAT GTATCTTACAAGGAACATGCTTTCTGGATCCATCCCAACCTGGATTGAGAGCAGAAATACTCGCTA TGAATTCGATCTATCTTACAACAATTTCACTGAAATCCCTTCGCCAGCTAATTGTAAAGAAACACT GAATTTGTTCAAAAGTTCTTGGGGAGGGAACTACTC GAAACCTGTTGAATGCCTGACTGATTATTGTTCAAAAG ACCAATACTCGGTGCACATAAATTGTGGTGGACCAGAAACCACCATCGGAAATACCATCTATGAAGCAGATGATGAGCCTGGAGGTGCAACAAAATATGTACCAAAAAGAGAAGTTTGGCAATTAAGTACCACAGGACATGTCTGGGATGTTCGTCCTACTGCAGATGACTACATGGCACAAAATAAGTCCATACTCAGAATGAGCAACTCTCAACTGTACACAAATGCACGCCTCACTCCTTTGTCTCTCACATACCACGTGCGCTGTCTAGTAAATGGGAATTACACTGTGAAGCTTCACTTTGCAGAAATAGTAATGAGGGACAACAAATCCTTCTATAGTCTTGGAAGAAGGATATTTGACGTTTATATTCAG GACATAGTTGTGTTAAAGGATTTTGATATTGTAAAGGCAGCACAAGGGGTAGATAAGGTATACATACATAATTCTACAGCATTAGTTACGGATAGAGCTTTAGAGATCCGCCTTCACTGGGCTGGGAAAGGGACAACAACATCACCAAAAATTGGAATATATGGTCCTTTAATATCAGCCATTGATATAGAATCTC AATTCAAGCCTCCTAATAAAGGCAAgaggaagagactcattgttgCTGGTGCTGTGGTTTTGCCATTGTTCTTCATTTTCGTGCTTCTATTTACTCTTTGGTGGAAAGGTTATCTTGGAGGAAAGAAATCAAGGGATCCGG AACTAGTTGGGTTAGATCTGGTAACTGGTATCTTCACCTTTAGACAAATCAAAGCTGCAACAAATGACTTTGACCCAGAAAACAAACTTGGAGAAGGTGGTTTTGGAAGTGTCTACAAA GGAGTGCTATCAGATGGTACTATAATTGCAGTTAAGCAGCTTTCGGCCAAATCAAAGCAGGGAAATCGTGAATTTGTGAATGAAATAGGAATGATTTCTGCTTTGCAACACCCAAATCTTGTTAGATTGTATGGATGCTGCATTGAGGGGAAGCAATTGTTACTGGTATATGAATACATGGAAAACAATAGCCTTGCACATGTTTTGTACG GCAAAAAGGAAGACCAGAGAAAGCTAGACTGGCATACTAGGCAGAGGATTTGTGTTGGTATAGCAAAAGGTCTAGCTTTCCTGCATGAGGAATCCACTCTAAAAATTGTTCATAGAGACATAAAAGCTACAAATGTCCTCCTTGATGGGGATATGAATGCCAAAATTTCTGATTTTGGCATGGCAAAGCTTGACGAGGAGGACAATACCCATATCACCACCAGAGTTGCTGGAACTAT GGGATACATGGCACCAGAATATGCATTATATGGTTACTTGACCTATAAGGCAGATGTTTACAGTTTTGGTGTTGTTGCATTGGAAATTGTTGCTGGGATGAACAACATGAGATTTCGACATGATGAAGATTTTGTATGCCTCCTAGATTGG GCTCTGAATTTACAACAAAATGGAGACATAATGGAGTTGGTTGATCCAAAATTAGGGTCCGGATTCGACAAGAAAGAGGCTGTTAGAATGATTCAAGTAGCACTGCTATGCACAAACCAATCTCCAGCACTTAGGCCTAAAATGTCTGCAGTAGTAAAAATGCTTGAAGGAAAGGGTGATGTTCAGGAATTAGTCATGGATCCAAGTACATTCGGTGATCCATCGAGGTTCAAGGGTTATAAACACAAGCCTGATCAATCTTCATTCAGGAACATCAGTGAAAGTCAGTCCCTCGTGCGTTCGTCAGATGGACCATGGATTGATTCTTCATCTACATCAGCCCAGGATCATTATCTTGAATAA
- the LOC7465006 gene encoding flocculation protein FLO11, with the protein MGACATKPKVLKEGETPEPVKEEVLVATGGGDEVVDKGVAVEEEEKKVVNVEKDTGDVGADNKVEAEIVDDSSKRRSLSNLFKENEAGKEPTESDKAPAEPEKSESNEKPTESAVAKEEPSTVKEQSVEKPEEPVKEEKVVTEAPEKLETSKSTNKPTEPAVAKEEPLAVKEQSVEKPEEPIKQEKVVTEEPVVVPGQETVKSEIPAESVPVSGTVNAPVKVDTEKVTSEVTPGAAAEKTKITETIEEKKPEETK; encoded by the exons atgggAGCCTGTGCCACCAAGCCGAAGGTGTTGAAGGAGGGGGAGACTCCTGAGCCGGTCAAGGAGGAAGTTTTGGTGGCAACAGGTGGTGGTGATGAGGTTGTAGACAAGGGTGTTGCTGTGgaggaagaggagaagaaggttGTCAATGTTGAGAAAGATACTGGTGATGTTGGTGCTGATAATAAGGTGGAGGCTGAGATTGTTGATGATAGCAGTAAGAGACGATCTCTAAGTAATTTGTTCAAGGag AATGAAGCAGGGAAGGAGCCAACAGAAAGTGACAAAGCACCAGCAGAACCGGAGAAATCAGAAAGTAATGAAAAACCTACCGAGTCAGCAGTGGCTAAAGAAGAACCATCAACAGTAAAGGAACAATCTGTGGAAAAGCCCGAGGAGCcagtaaaagaagaaaaagtagtAACCGAAGCACCTGAGAAATTAGAAACATCAAAAAGCACTAATAAACCTACTGAGCCAGCAGTGGCAAAGGAGGAACCATTAGCAGTGAAGGAACAATCTGTGGAAAAGCCTGAGGAGCctatcaaacaagaaaaagtaGTAACTGAAGAACCTGTAGTGGTGCCTGGACAAGAAACTGTGAAATCTGAAATTCCAGCTGAATCAGTGCCAGTTTCAGGAACTGTCAATGCTCCTGTAAAGGTAGACACAGAGAAAGTAACAAGTGAAGTCACACCAGGAGCAGCAGCAGAAAAGACTAAAATTACTGAAACAATAGAGGAGAAAAAACCAGAAGAGACTAAGTGA
- the LOC7492027 gene encoding uncharacterized protein LOC7492027 isoform X1, translating to MQIPRWRNVLILKNSLVPALSQSITTKTHFASIHSTPITCDKRKSKRDGDERGSQQPSKAYIRYSIRQKPSAAKRALQGLLYNSGVSRSSFQHIEPIQSFDAEPSVGSRKKKLKANAQRAKKYHQDRMRSKLRRESFSDDFGDPETISRATLKNKRYTRSNKSFGSEPSGFEWREPPKWKNRRYKGWDATSETEYDNTSYSVGSHSDRTILGLPPTGPLKIEDVKNAFRLSALKWHPDKHQDASLAVAEEKFKLCVDAYKSICEALA from the exons atgcaAATACCCAGATGGAGAAACGTGTTGATACTCAAGAATTCATTGGTACCAGCTTTATCACAATCAATAACTACGAAGACCCATTTTGCTTCAATTCATTCTACACCTATTACATGTGATAAACGGAAGAGCAAACGGGATGGT GATGAAAGAGGATCTCAACAACCATCTAAG GCTTACATAAGATATTCAATACGCCAAAAACCCTCTGCTGCAAAGAGAGCATTGCAAGGCCTTCTGTACAATAGTGGAGTTTCTAGAAGTTCAtttcag CATATAGAACCAATACAGTCATTTGATGCAGAGCCATCAGTTGGttccagaaaaaagaaattgaaggctAATGCTCAACGTGCTAAGAAATATCACCAAGACAGAATGAGAA GTAAGCTAAGAAGAGAGAGTTTCTCAGATGACTTTGGTGACCCCGAGACAATTTCTCGAgctacattaaaaaacaaacggtATACAAGGTCTAATAAGTCTTTCGGAAGTGAACCATCTGGATTTGAGTGGAGAGAGCCTCCGAAGTGGAAGAATCGAAGATACAAAGGATGGGATGCTACTAGTGAAACAGAGTATGACAATACTTCATATTCTGTAGGATCACATTCTGACAGGACAATACTTGGTCTGCCTCCAACTGGACCTCTAAAGATTGAAGATGTTAAGAATGC TTTCCGCCTCTCAGCTTTAAAATGGCATCCTGATAAGCATCAAGATGCTTCACTG GCAGTAGCTGAAGAGAAATTCAAACTTTGTGTTGACGCATACAAATCAATATGTGAAGCTCTCGCCTGA
- the LOC7492027 gene encoding uncharacterized protein LOC7492027 isoform X2, with translation MMKNDELHGDERGSQQPSKAYIRYSIRQKPSAAKRALQGLLYNSGVSRSSFQHIEPIQSFDAEPSVGSRKKKLKANAQRAKKYHQDRMRSKLRRESFSDDFGDPETISRATLKNKRYTRSNKSFGSEPSGFEWREPPKWKNRRYKGWDATSETEYDNTSYSVGSHSDRTILGLPPTGPLKIEDVKNAFRLSALKWHPDKHQDASLAVAEEKFKLCVDAYKSICEALA, from the exons ATGATGAAGAATGATGAGCTACATGGT GATGAAAGAGGATCTCAACAACCATCTAAG GCTTACATAAGATATTCAATACGCCAAAAACCCTCTGCTGCAAAGAGAGCATTGCAAGGCCTTCTGTACAATAGTGGAGTTTCTAGAAGTTCAtttcag CATATAGAACCAATACAGTCATTTGATGCAGAGCCATCAGTTGGttccagaaaaaagaaattgaaggctAATGCTCAACGTGCTAAGAAATATCACCAAGACAGAATGAGAA GTAAGCTAAGAAGAGAGAGTTTCTCAGATGACTTTGGTGACCCCGAGACAATTTCTCGAgctacattaaaaaacaaacggtATACAAGGTCTAATAAGTCTTTCGGAAGTGAACCATCTGGATTTGAGTGGAGAGAGCCTCCGAAGTGGAAGAATCGAAGATACAAAGGATGGGATGCTACTAGTGAAACAGAGTATGACAATACTTCATATTCTGTAGGATCACATTCTGACAGGACAATACTTGGTCTGCCTCCAACTGGACCTCTAAAGATTGAAGATGTTAAGAATGC TTTCCGCCTCTCAGCTTTAAAATGGCATCCTGATAAGCATCAAGATGCTTCACTG GCAGTAGCTGAAGAGAAATTCAAACTTTGTGTTGACGCATACAAATCAATATGTGAAGCTCTCGCCTGA